From one Gossypium hirsutum isolate 1008001.06 chromosome D08, Gossypium_hirsutum_v2.1, whole genome shotgun sequence genomic stretch:
- the LOC107932498 gene encoding UDP-xylose transporter 3, whose amino-acid sequence MSENREFQLGTIGALSLSVVSSVSIVICNKALISTLGFTFATTLTSWHLLVTFCSLHVALWMKLFEHKPFDARAVMGFGILNGISIGLLNLSLGFNSVGFYQMTKLAIIPCTVLLETLFFRKKFSRNIQLSLAILLLGVGIATVTDLQLNILGSILSLLAVVTTCIAQIMTNTIQKKFKVSSTQLLYQSCPYQALTLFIIGPFLDGLLTNKNVFAFKYTPQVLFFIVLSCLISVSVNFSTFLVIGKTSPVTYQVLGHLKTCLVLAFGYVLLHDPFSWRNILGILIAVVGMVIYSYYCTVESQQQKASEVSPQLPQVKESESDPLISVDNGSGMLSDGVGPKAPVWNTNKDLHA is encoded by the exons ATGAGTGAGAACCGCGAGTTCCAGCTTGGGACAATAGGTGCTTTGAGTTTATCGGTGGTCTCCTCGGTGTCCATTGTTATATGCAACAAGGCTCTTATTAGTACTCTCGGCTTCACCTTTG CCACAACTTTGACAAGCTGGCATCTACTAGTCACTTTTTGTTCTCTTCATGTAGCCTTATGGATGAAATTGTTTGAGCACAAACCTTTTGATGCCAGAGCTGTCATGGGATTTGGTATATTAAATGGGATATCCATTGGGCTTTTGAATCTTAGTTTGGGGTTCAATTCTGTTGGTTTCTACCAG atGACTAAACTGGCAATTATCCCCTGCACTGTTCTTTTGGAGACCCTTTTCTTCAGAAAGAAATTCAG TAGGAATATCCAGCTTTCATTGGCCATTCTACTTTTGGGTGTTGGAATTGCAACTGTGACTGATCTGCAGCTCAATATCCTGGGTTCTATCCTTTCTCTGCTGGCAGTTGTTACAACTTGCATAGCTCAAATT ATGACTAATACAATTCAGAAGAAGTTCAAAGTATCTTCAACCCAACTTCTCTACCAGTCTTGCCCTTACCAGGCATTAACTCTGTTCATCATTGGCCCATTCCTGGATGGGCTTTTGACTAACAAGAATGTTTTTGCTTTCAAGTATACCCCTCAAGTGCTG TTCTTCATTGTTCTTTCCTGTCTGATATCGGTCTCTGTCAACTTTAGTACATTTCTGGTAATTGGAAAGACATCCCCTGTGACATATCAGGTCCTAGGACATCTAAAAACATGCCTTGTTTTGGCCTTTGGTTATGTTCTACTTCATGATCCGTTTAGCTGGCGTAACATTTTGGGCATCTTGATTGCCGTAGTTGGAATGgtcatttattcatattattgcACTGTTGAGAGCCAGCAGCAGAAGGCTAGTGAAGTATCACCACAGTTGCCACAG GTTAAGGAAAGTGAATCCGATCCTCTGATTAGCGTGGATAATGGAAGTGGGATGTTGAGTGATGGTGTAGGTCCTAAAGCCCCTGTATGGAATACGAACAAGGACCTGCATGCATAA